A single region of the Mycobacterium lentiflavum genome encodes:
- a CDS encoding amidohydrolase family protein, with protein sequence MTKDDMILISVDDHIVEPPDMFKDHLPKKYLEEAPRLVHNPDGSDSWQFRDVVIPNVALNAVAGRPKEEYGLEPQGLDEIRPGCWQVDERIKDMNAGGIFASICFPTFPGFAGRLFANEDHEFGLALLRAYNDWHVEQWCGAYPARFIPMCLPVIWDAEACAAEVRRNANRGVHALTFTENPAAMGYPSFHDDYWTPLWKALCDTDTVMNVHIGSSGKLAITAADAPMDVMITLQPMNIVQAAADLLWSAPIKKYPDLKIALSEGGTGWIPYFLERADRTYEMHSTWTHQDFGGKLPSEVFREHFLTCFISDQVGVQLRHQIGIDNIAWEADYPHSDSMWPGAPEQLWDVLSDNGVAESDINKITHENAMRWYSFDPQHPREQATVGALRRAAEGHDVSVRALSHHQKGEREANALAEATRGNQ encoded by the coding sequence ATGACCAAAGACGACATGATCCTGATCAGCGTCGACGACCATATCGTCGAACCACCGGACATGTTCAAGGACCACTTGCCGAAGAAGTACCTCGAAGAGGCGCCGCGGTTGGTGCACAACCCAGATGGCAGTGATAGCTGGCAATTTCGCGACGTGGTGATCCCGAATGTCGCGCTCAACGCGGTGGCGGGGCGCCCAAAGGAGGAGTACGGGCTCGAACCGCAGGGGCTCGACGAGATCCGGCCCGGCTGCTGGCAGGTCGACGAGCGGATCAAGGACATGAACGCGGGCGGAATCTTCGCCTCGATCTGCTTCCCGACGTTTCCCGGGTTCGCCGGCCGGTTGTTCGCCAACGAGGACCACGAGTTCGGCCTGGCCCTGCTGCGGGCCTACAACGACTGGCATGTCGAGCAGTGGTGCGGGGCGTACCCGGCACGGTTCATCCCGATGTGCCTGCCGGTGATCTGGGACGCCGAGGCATGCGCGGCCGAGGTGCGACGCAACGCCAATCGCGGCGTGCACGCGCTGACGTTCACCGAAAACCCTGCGGCGATGGGGTATCCGAGTTTTCACGATGACTACTGGACCCCGCTCTGGAAAGCCCTGTGCGACACCGACACGGTGATGAACGTGCACATCGGCTCGTCGGGAAAGCTGGCGATCACCGCGGCGGATGCACCGATGGATGTGATGATCACGCTGCAGCCGATGAACATCGTGCAGGCGGCCGCGGACCTGCTGTGGTCGGCGCCGATCAAGAAATACCCCGATCTCAAGATCGCCCTGAGCGAGGGCGGCACCGGGTGGATTCCCTACTTCCTGGAGCGCGCCGACCGCACCTACGAGATGCATTCGACGTGGACCCACCAGGACTTCGGCGGCAAGCTGCCCAGCGAGGTATTCCGCGAGCACTTCCTGACCTGCTTCATCAGCGATCAGGTCGGCGTCCAGCTGCGACACCAAATCGGCATCGACAACATCGCGTGGGAGGCCGATTACCCGCACAGCGATTCGATGTGGCCCGGGGCGCCCGAACAGTTGTGGGATGTGCTCAGCGACAACGGAGTTGCGGAATCTGACATCAACAAGATCACCCACGAAAACGCCATGCGCTGGTATTCCTTTGACCCGCAGCATCCGCGCGAGCAGGCCACCGTCGGCGCCCTACGCCGGGCGG
- the msrB gene encoding peptide-methionine (R)-S-oxide reductase MsrB yields MSQPKLQLTDDEWRKKLTPEEFAVLRRAGTERPFVGEYTDTKTAGVYQCRACGAELFRSTEKFDSHCGWPSFFDPAKSDAVILRPDHSMGTTRTEVLCANCHSHLGHVFAGEGYPTPTDQRYCINSISLRLVPTGA; encoded by the coding sequence GTGTCGCAGCCCAAATTGCAGCTGACCGACGACGAGTGGCGCAAGAAACTGACTCCCGAGGAGTTTGCGGTGCTGCGTCGCGCGGGCACCGAACGCCCGTTCGTCGGTGAGTACACCGACACCAAAACCGCGGGCGTCTACCAGTGCCGGGCTTGCGGAGCAGAGCTGTTCCGCAGCACGGAGAAATTCGACTCGCACTGCGGCTGGCCGTCGTTCTTCGATCCGGCCAAGTCGGATGCGGTGATCCTGCGGCCCGACCATTCGATGGGCACGACACGCACCGAGGTGCTCTGCGCGAACTGCCACAGTCACCTCGGTCACGTGTTCGCCGGCGAGGGTTACCCGACGCCGACGGATCAGCGCTACTGCATCAACTCGATCTCGCTGCGCCTGGTGCCGACCGGGGCCTAG
- the aftC gene encoding arabinofuranan 3-O-arabinosyltransferase encodes MYGALVTAADSTRTGLRDRVLAAFRPRSGPPSTATIVRSALWPAAIFSVLHRSIVITTNGNITDDFKPVYRAVLNFRQGWDIYNEHFDYVDPHYLYPPGGTLLMAPFGYLPFAPSRYLFILINTIAILIAWYLLLRLFKFTLASVAAPALLLAMFCTETVTNTLVFTNINGCVLLAEMLFLWWLLDGKQHHQWWAGLVIGLTLTLKPVLLPLLLLPLLNRQWRALVPAFAVPIVINVAAWPLVADPMDFVTKTVPYFLGTRDYFNSSIEGNGLYFGLPTWLIVFLRLLFTGLAIGAIWLLYRYYRTRDPLFWFTTSAGVLLLWSWLALSLSQGYYSMMLFPFLMTVVLPNSTIRNWPAWLGIYGFMTLDRWLLFNWMRWGRALEYLKITYGWSLLLIVVFTVLYFRYCDAKAENRLDGGIDPAWLASKGEHDAAIASAAQPGAAGHLH; translated from the coding sequence GTGTACGGTGCGCTGGTGACGGCAGCTGACTCGACTCGGACCGGCCTGCGCGATCGGGTGCTGGCCGCCTTCCGTCCCCGCTCTGGGCCCCCCAGTACGGCGACGATTGTGCGGTCCGCGCTGTGGCCGGCGGCGATCTTTTCGGTGCTGCACCGCAGCATCGTGATCACCACCAACGGCAATATCACCGACGACTTCAAGCCGGTCTACCGGGCGGTGCTGAACTTCCGGCAAGGCTGGGACATCTACAACGAGCACTTCGACTACGTCGACCCGCACTACCTGTATCCGCCCGGCGGCACACTGCTGATGGCGCCCTTCGGCTACCTGCCGTTCGCGCCGTCGCGCTACCTGTTCATCCTGATCAACACGATCGCGATCCTGATCGCCTGGTACTTGTTGCTGCGGCTGTTCAAATTCACGCTGGCCTCGGTGGCGGCCCCGGCCCTGCTGCTGGCCATGTTCTGCACCGAGACCGTGACGAACACGCTGGTGTTCACCAACATCAACGGCTGCGTGCTGCTCGCCGAGATGCTCTTTCTGTGGTGGCTGCTGGATGGGAAGCAGCACCATCAGTGGTGGGCCGGTTTGGTGATCGGGCTGACGCTCACGTTGAAACCGGTGCTGCTCCCGCTGCTACTGCTGCCGCTGCTCAATCGCCAGTGGCGGGCGCTGGTGCCGGCGTTCGCGGTTCCGATCGTCATCAATGTTGCCGCGTGGCCGTTGGTCGCCGATCCGATGGACTTCGTCACGAAAACGGTGCCGTACTTCCTGGGCACCCGGGACTACTTCAACAGCTCCATCGAGGGCAACGGTCTGTACTTCGGCCTGCCCACCTGGCTGATTGTGTTCCTGCGGCTGCTGTTCACGGGGCTGGCGATCGGCGCGATCTGGCTGCTGTACCGCTACTACCGCACCCGCGACCCGCTGTTCTGGTTCACCACCTCGGCGGGTGTGCTGCTGCTGTGGTCGTGGCTGGCCCTGTCGCTGTCGCAGGGCTACTACTCGATGATGCTGTTCCCGTTCCTGATGACGGTCGTGCTGCCCAACTCCACGATCCGCAATTGGCCGGCCTGGCTGGGGATCTACGGCTTCATGACGCTGGACCGGTGGCTGCTGTTCAACTGGATGCGATGGGGCCGGGCGCTGGAATACCTCAAGATCACCTACGGCTGGTCGTTGCTGCTGATCGTGGTGTTCACGGTGCTCTACTTCCGCTACTGCGACGCCAAGGCCGAAAACCGGCTGGACGGCGGGATCGATCCCGCCTGGCTGGCATCCAAGGGCGAGCACGACGCGGCGATCGCGAGCGCGGCGCAGCCGGGCGCGGCGGGTCACCTCCATTAG
- a CDS encoding alpha/beta hydrolase yields the protein MATVVGMSRHIRSATAVVAVTALLTACVPGLAADPRFATNSGARPQGAATTKPPPAGPPPIAAPKNDLSWRDCTSKVFNDAGVRNAPVGVRLDCANYDADLDPVNGGSGTVSVGVVRARSNQTPKDAGPVVFTTGSDLPSSTQLPVWLSRSGNDLLQAHPIVAVDRRGIGMSAAIDCRDRADRQAMRDQAQFQSGDDPVANLSDISNNATTSCTDAIAPGDTAYDNSHAASDIERLRSLWDVPGVALLGVGNGAQVALTYASSRPDKVARLILDSPIALGVNAEAAAEQRVKGQQAALDAFAAQCIAVNCALGPDPKGAVSALLADARAGRGPGGASLAEVVNAITVALGFPSGGRVNATTTLANALAAARSGDTNQLTSLINHADATQDTDGQFVSSCSDAINRPTPDRIRELVVAWGKLYPQFGTVAALNLVKCVHWPTISPPAPPKELKVDVVLLGVQSDPIVGSEGVAQTAATIINAGAASRRVMWQGIGHGASIYTPCAIPPLVGYLNSGKLPGTDTYCPA from the coding sequence ATGGCTACTGTGGTCGGCATGAGTCGGCACATCAGGTCCGCGACCGCCGTGGTCGCGGTGACCGCGCTGTTGACCGCCTGCGTTCCGGGCCTGGCCGCCGACCCGCGCTTCGCGACCAACTCCGGTGCCCGGCCACAGGGCGCCGCCACGACCAAGCCGCCGCCCGCCGGTCCGCCGCCGATCGCCGCCCCCAAGAACGACTTGTCGTGGCGCGACTGCACGTCGAAGGTGTTCAACGACGCCGGCGTGCGCAACGCCCCGGTCGGCGTGCGGCTGGATTGCGCGAACTACGACGCCGATCTCGACCCGGTCAACGGCGGATCGGGGACGGTTTCCGTCGGCGTGGTGCGTGCCCGGTCGAACCAGACCCCGAAGGACGCCGGCCCCGTCGTCTTCACGACGGGCTCCGACCTGCCGTCGTCGACGCAGTTGCCGGTCTGGCTCTCGCGGTCGGGCAACGATCTGCTGCAGGCCCACCCGATCGTCGCCGTGGACCGCCGCGGCATCGGCATGTCGGCCGCGATCGATTGCCGGGATCGCGCCGACCGTCAGGCGATGCGCGATCAGGCGCAATTCCAGAGCGGCGACGACCCGGTCGCTAATCTGTCCGACATCTCCAACAACGCGACGACGAGCTGCACCGACGCGATTGCGCCGGGTGACACTGCCTACGACAACTCGCATGCCGCCTCGGACATCGAACGTCTGCGCAGCCTCTGGGACGTGCCGGGGGTCGCGTTGCTCGGCGTCGGCAACGGCGCTCAGGTAGCGCTGACCTACGCATCGTCGCGACCCGACAAGGTCGCCCGGCTGATCCTCGACTCGCCAATTGCGTTGGGCGTCAACGCCGAAGCGGCCGCCGAACAACGGGTCAAGGGCCAGCAGGCCGCGCTCGACGCGTTCGCCGCGCAATGCATCGCGGTGAACTGCGCACTGGGTCCCGATCCCAAGGGTGCCGTCAGCGCGCTGCTGGCCGATGCCCGGGCCGGCCGAGGGCCCGGCGGCGCCTCGCTGGCCGAGGTCGTCAACGCGATCACCGTCGCGCTGGGCTTCCCGTCCGGCGGCCGCGTCAACGCCACGACGACCCTGGCCAACGCGCTGGCCGCGGCCCGCTCCGGCGACACCAATCAGCTGACCAGCCTGATCAACCACGCCGATGCCACCCAGGACACCGACGGTCAGTTCGTCAGCTCCTGCAGCGACGCGATCAACCGTCCGACCCCGGACCGGATCCGTGAACTCGTGGTTGCCTGGGGCAAGCTTTATCCGCAGTTCGGCACGGTCGCGGCGCTCAACTTGGTCAAGTGCGTGCACTGGCCCACGATCTCGCCGCCGGCACCGCCGAAGGAACTCAAGGTCGACGTCGTGTTGCTGGGCGTGCAGAGCGACCCGATCGTCGGCTCCGAAGGCGTGGCCCAGACGGCGGCCACGATCATCAACGCGGGCGCGGCCAGCCGCCGCGTGATGTGGCAGGGCATCGGCCACGGGGCGAGCATCTACACGCCCTGCGCGATCCCGCCGCTGGTCGGCTATCTCAACAGCGGCAAGCTGCCCGGAACCGACACATACTGTCCCGCCTGA
- a CDS encoding pyrimidine reductase family protein — translation MPESGTGRAADNSLTLLGSGRELDEGELPRLYAYPDGDKTWVRANFISSIDGGATAEGKSGSMAGPGDRLIFLLLRELADVIVVGAGTVRIEGYSGAHAGIAERQRRQARGQTEVPQLAIVTRSGRLEREMGVFTRTEVPPLVLTCTAAADETRRFLGDLAEVIDCSGSDPDTVDERALLAILRARGMRRVLTEGGPMLLGALMQRDLLDELCLTIAPFVVGGLARRIATGPGQSLTRMDCTHILSDHAGYLYTRYVRNRPS, via the coding sequence ATGCCCGAGTCAGGCACCGGCAGAGCCGCCGACAACTCGTTGACCCTGCTCGGATCGGGGCGCGAACTCGACGAGGGCGAACTCCCCCGGCTCTACGCCTACCCGGACGGGGACAAGACCTGGGTGCGGGCGAATTTCATCAGCAGCATCGACGGCGGCGCCACCGCCGAGGGCAAGAGCGGCTCGATGGCCGGGCCCGGTGACCGGTTGATCTTCTTGCTGCTGCGCGAGCTCGCGGACGTCATCGTCGTCGGCGCGGGCACCGTGCGGATCGAGGGCTATTCCGGCGCGCACGCGGGCATCGCCGAGCGGCAACGCCGGCAGGCTCGCGGCCAGACCGAAGTGCCGCAATTGGCCATCGTCACCAGATCCGGTCGCCTGGAACGGGAGATGGGGGTGTTCACCCGTACCGAGGTGCCGCCGCTGGTGCTCACCTGCACGGCCGCGGCCGACGAAACCCGCCGCTTCCTCGGCGACCTGGCCGAAGTGATCGACTGTTCCGGAAGCGATCCCGACACGGTCGACGAGCGCGCGCTGCTGGCGATTCTGCGGGCCCGCGGAATGCGTCGAGTGCTGACCGAAGGCGGGCCGATGCTGCTGGGCGCGTTGATGCAACGGGACCTGCTCGACGAGCTGTGCCTGACGATCGCGCCGTTTGTCGTCGGCGGGCTGGCCCGGCGCATCGCCACGGGTCCCGGTCAGTCGCTGACCCGGATGGACTGCACCCACATCCTCAGCGACCACGCGGGCTACCTGTACACGCGCTACGTGCGGAATCGGCCCTCTTAG
- the zapE gene encoding cell division protein ZapE, which produces MHGSTSADGLAGVEHLVDRHPSVSPERLIAQLRPPPTFADVSFGTYRPDPAEPSQAAALVACQDFCRQAQERRAGRRKLFGKRAVLPGVGIYLDGGFGVGKTHLLASAYYQLPGSGPGVPEHPKAFATFGELTQLAGVFGFTECIDLLADYTAVCIDEFELDDPGNTTLISRLLSSLVERGVSVAATSNTLPEQLGQGRFAAQDFLREINTLASIFTTVRIEGPDYRHRGLPPAPQPPSDDEVVARATNVAGATLDDFDSLCAHLATMHPSRYLTLIDGVTAVFLTGVHGVDDQNVALRLVSLTDRLYDAGVPVVASGAKLDTIFSDEMLAGGYRKKYLRAISRLLALTAAATQTRGS; this is translated from the coding sequence ATGCATGGGTCCACGTCCGCGGATGGTCTCGCGGGCGTGGAACATCTGGTGGATCGGCATCCGAGCGTGTCGCCCGAACGGCTGATCGCCCAATTACGGCCTCCGCCAACGTTCGCCGACGTCAGCTTCGGGACCTATCGCCCGGATCCGGCGGAACCGAGTCAGGCCGCCGCCCTGGTGGCGTGTCAGGACTTCTGCCGTCAGGCGCAGGAGCGGCGTGCGGGCCGACGAAAGCTGTTCGGTAAGCGGGCGGTGCTGCCCGGCGTGGGCATCTACCTGGACGGCGGATTCGGGGTCGGCAAGACGCATCTGCTGGCCTCGGCCTACTACCAACTGCCTGGGTCGGGGCCGGGTGTGCCGGAGCATCCCAAGGCATTCGCGACGTTCGGGGAGCTGACCCAGCTGGCCGGGGTGTTCGGGTTTACCGAATGCATCGATCTGCTGGCCGACTACACCGCGGTGTGCATCGACGAGTTCGAACTCGACGATCCGGGCAACACCACGCTGATCTCGCGGCTGCTGTCGTCGTTGGTCGAGCGGGGAGTGTCGGTGGCCGCCACCTCCAACACGCTGCCGGAGCAGCTGGGGCAGGGGCGGTTTGCCGCACAGGATTTTCTGCGCGAGATCAACACGCTGGCAAGCATTTTCACGACCGTGCGGATCGAGGGACCGGACTATCGGCACCGCGGCCTGCCGCCGGCGCCGCAGCCGCCGTCCGACGACGAGGTCGTCGCGCGCGCCACCAACGTGGCCGGGGCGACACTGGACGACTTCGATTCCCTGTGTGCGCATTTGGCGACCATGCACCCGTCGCGGTATCTGACGCTGATCGACGGTGTGACGGCGGTGTTTCTGACGGGCGTGCACGGCGTCGACGACCAGAACGTGGCGCTGCGACTGGTGTCGCTGACCGATCGCCTGTACGACGCCGGCGTTCCGGTGGTGGCCTCCGGCGCGAAACTGGACACCATCTTCAGTGACGAGATGTTGGCCGGTGGCTACCGAAAGAAGTACTTGCGGGCTATCTCTCGGTTGCTGGCGCTGACGGCCGCGGCGACCCAAACTCGCGGATCATGA
- a CDS encoding GNAT family N-acetyltransferase: MEPLTLAIQRVATDSVDVTELANVAALTFPLACPPTATPENIASFVDANLSPDRFVDYLNDPQRAILTARRDDRIVGYAMLVRGVSDHPGVQQAVEIRPAAELSKLYVLPDYHGSGASAALMESALAVTADWGVRCVWLGVSKANQRAQRFYAKSGFKINGRRTFQVGDHLENDYVMIREFGSPRPSAPATER, translated from the coding sequence GTGGAACCTCTGACGCTAGCCATCCAGCGTGTCGCGACGGATTCCGTCGACGTCACAGAGCTGGCTAACGTTGCGGCCCTTACCTTTCCGTTGGCGTGCCCGCCCACGGCAACGCCCGAGAACATCGCGTCGTTCGTCGACGCCAACCTGTCGCCCGACCGCTTCGTCGACTATCTCAATGACCCGCAACGGGCCATTCTCACCGCGCGGCGCGACGACCGGATTGTCGGCTACGCCATGCTTGTGCGCGGCGTCTCCGACCACCCGGGCGTGCAGCAGGCGGTCGAAATCCGCCCGGCCGCAGAGCTATCCAAGTTGTATGTGCTGCCCGACTACCACGGCAGCGGGGCGTCGGCGGCGCTGATGGAAAGCGCGCTGGCGGTCACGGCCGACTGGGGCGTGCGCTGCGTGTGGCTGGGCGTCAGCAAGGCAAACCAACGTGCACAACGCTTTTACGCCAAGAGTGGATTTAAGATCAACGGCAGAAGGACGTTTCAAGTCGGCGATCACCTGGAAAACGACTACGTCATGATCCGCGAGTTTGGGTCGCCGCGGCCGTCAGCGCCAGCAACCGAGAGATAG
- a CDS encoding DUF732 domain-containing protein, which produces MRRLVMLASAVAMVGTAAPAYADAMDDQFLAALTASGVTFPDPGRAIAAGKWVCQAVGQGTQMVDVVKTVEDRNPGLREENAAKFAAIAASAYCPASLPHTTSTTAPQ; this is translated from the coding sequence ATGAGACGCCTCGTGATGCTGGCAAGCGCCGTCGCCATGGTCGGCACGGCCGCCCCCGCGTACGCCGACGCTATGGATGACCAATTCCTCGCCGCGCTGACGGCGTCCGGCGTCACCTTCCCGGACCCGGGCCGGGCGATCGCGGCGGGCAAGTGGGTGTGCCAGGCGGTCGGCCAGGGCACGCAGATGGTGGACGTCGTCAAGACCGTGGAAGACCGTAACCCCGGACTGCGCGAGGAGAATGCGGCGAAGTTCGCGGCGATCGCGGCCTCGGCCTATTGCCCCGCATCGCTGCCGCACACCACCTCGACCACCGCTCCTCAATAA
- a CDS encoding DUF732 domain-containing protein has translation MRRLVMLLSFAFTIVLAVPAHADPSPSPSPEPDPAADANFLKELKDAGLTFQDPAAAISAGKTVCSLVDAGHTDQEIVNNLQLRNPGFADNGAAKFTAIAAGSYCPHYLTGEGRGPKPDGTP, from the coding sequence ATGAGACGTCTCGTGATGCTGCTCAGCTTCGCTTTCACGATTGTCCTGGCGGTTCCGGCGCACGCCGACCCCAGCCCGAGTCCCAGCCCCGAACCGGATCCGGCCGCCGATGCCAACTTCCTCAAGGAGCTCAAAGACGCCGGGCTCACCTTCCAGGACCCGGCTGCCGCGATATCCGCCGGCAAAACGGTGTGCTCACTGGTGGACGCGGGCCATACCGACCAGGAAATCGTCAACAACCTCCAGCTGCGCAATCCGGGATTCGCCGACAACGGCGCGGCCAAGTTCACGGCCATCGCGGCCGGTTCGTATTGCCCGCATTACCTGACCGGCGAGGGGCGAGGACCCAAGCCTGACGGCACTCCGTAA
- a CDS encoding cation transporter, which yields MTDSDAPGQVGPMLPLSAPQADCCNDGCCSTETTSLVEPQRRAVLSRRVRLLVTATITYNIIEAIVALSAGAVASSAALIGFGLDSVIEVSSAAAVYWQFSGHDPEARERAALRVIALSFFALAIYVTVESIRALAGGQTAGSSTAGIVLAAVSLVVMPLLSYAQRRAGRELGSASAVADSNQTLLCTYLSGVLLVGLLLNYLFDWAWADPVVALVIAAVAIREGRTAWRGERCC from the coding sequence ATGACCGATAGCGATGCCCCAGGCCAGGTTGGCCCCATGCTGCCGCTCTCGGCACCGCAGGCCGATTGCTGCAATGACGGATGCTGCAGCACCGAGACCACGAGCCTTGTTGAGCCGCAACGGCGTGCCGTGCTATCGCGACGGGTGCGCCTGCTGGTCACGGCGACGATCACCTACAACATCATCGAGGCGATCGTCGCGCTCTCGGCCGGGGCGGTGGCCTCGTCGGCCGCGCTGATCGGGTTCGGGCTGGACTCCGTGATCGAAGTCTCCTCGGCCGCCGCCGTCTACTGGCAGTTCTCCGGACATGACCCCGAGGCCCGCGAACGCGCGGCATTGCGGGTCATTGCGCTGTCATTCTTCGCCTTGGCGATTTACGTGACGGTCGAATCCATCCGTGCCCTGGCCGGCGGCCAGACCGCTGGATCATCCACTGCCGGAATCGTTTTGGCGGCCGTGTCGCTGGTGGTCATGCCGCTGCTGTCCTACGCGCAGCGCCGTGCCGGGCGCGAGCTGGGTTCGGCCAGCGCGGTCGCGGATTCGAACCAGACCCTGCTGTGCACCTACCTTTCCGGCGTGCTGCTGGTAGGGCTGCTGCTGAACTACCTGTTCGACTGGGCGTGGGCAGATCCCGTGGTGGCATTGGTGATTGCCGCCGTGGCGATCCGGGAGGGCCGCACCGCCTGGCGCGGCGAGCGCTGCTGCTGA
- the cmtR gene encoding Cd(II)/Pb(II)-sensing metalloregulatory transcriptional regulator CmtR, which translates to MLTCETRESALARLGRALADPTRCRILVALLDGVRYPGELASKLGLTRSNVSNHLSCLRGCGLVVASYEGRQVRYALADAHLARALSELVQVVLAVDTDQPCLNESAAGKTGAAR; encoded by the coding sequence ATGCTGACGTGTGAGACGCGAGAATCGGCGCTGGCCCGGTTGGGGCGGGCGCTGGCGGATCCGACGCGATGCCGAATTCTGGTGGCGCTGCTCGACGGCGTGCGCTACCCCGGCGAATTGGCATCCAAGCTTGGCCTGACCCGGTCGAACGTGTCCAATCACCTGTCGTGCCTGCGTGGTTGCGGCTTGGTGGTGGCCAGCTACGAGGGACGGCAGGTCCGCTACGCATTGGCCGACGCGCACCTGGCCCGAGCGCTGAGCGAGCTGGTTCAGGTGGTGCTCGCCGTAGACACCGACCAGCCGTGCCTAAACGAGTCCGCCGCCGGCAAGACGGGTGCGGCGCGATGA